The following proteins come from a genomic window of Leptospira barantonii:
- a CDS encoding sensor domain-containing diguanylate cyclase, translating into MNVYQSEARIQRRTILTVLAIIPILIIGTFVYEAQKMQSEIHRVVWMRAKIAQDYIRRVSNQTRALGLSISDSMVYYEDSVPSSKVLRKFRNYSSLKLFGITNQNPRKKEFSPAESSTPSLDSTQITPFYLREVEAALSLSGQFDTLVEKQSEVVWAYYLSAQKFLYVAPKSKVYRDVFNEGLYKRPFWVDASPEKNPDRKQIITELYDDIGGQGLMITVSEPVYYRDKFIGVASIDIGLDAMRRILGVGVCIGESNLVDENRKVIAKTPPIDLNNSTLPVPSGPLERFFLQGGFYWIVFEIKKDEIRLVHRISAIQFVVSIVTNLLPFWGLVCALGIVLILYIKLRASMEHVSKLIHTDPLTGIANRRGFLKLTQRSLAISNRHGQSWTVLMIDIDHFKQVNDQFGHDEGDRILVKVAQILGTCIRQTDAVCRWGGEEFAVFLFGANPEDSINIAEHLRKEVENKVLLEDGKSVTLSIGISEGQGGRSSLEGAFTHADQALYQAKTLGRNRVCVFDIGEDILT; encoded by the coding sequence ATGAACGTATATCAAAGCGAAGCAAGGATTCAAAGAAGAACCATTCTCACGGTATTGGCGATCATACCAATCTTAATCATTGGCACGTTTGTTTACGAAGCGCAAAAGATGCAGAGTGAAATTCATCGTGTCGTTTGGATGAGAGCAAAGATCGCGCAGGATTACATTCGCAGGGTAAGCAATCAAACCAGAGCCTTGGGTTTATCCATCAGCGACTCGATGGTTTATTACGAGGATTCCGTTCCGAGCTCGAAAGTTTTACGGAAGTTTAGGAATTATTCAAGCCTGAAATTGTTCGGGATTACCAATCAGAATCCCAGAAAAAAGGAATTTTCTCCCGCGGAATCTTCCACACCTTCCCTCGATTCGACGCAGATCACTCCGTTTTATCTTAGAGAAGTCGAGGCCGCCTTGAGTTTGAGCGGTCAGTTTGATACACTTGTTGAAAAACAAAGCGAGGTCGTATGGGCTTATTATCTTTCCGCCCAGAAATTTTTGTATGTGGCTCCTAAGTCGAAAGTCTATCGGGACGTGTTCAACGAAGGTCTTTACAAAAGACCGTTTTGGGTCGACGCAAGTCCGGAAAAAAATCCGGATCGGAAACAGATCATTACGGAACTATACGACGATATAGGCGGGCAGGGGTTGATGATTACCGTATCGGAACCCGTTTATTATAGGGATAAGTTCATCGGGGTTGCTTCGATCGACATCGGCCTGGACGCGATGCGAAGAATTTTAGGAGTGGGTGTTTGTATCGGAGAAAGCAACCTCGTGGATGAAAATCGAAAGGTGATCGCGAAAACCCCTCCGATCGATCTAAACAATTCCACACTTCCGGTTCCGAGCGGCCCATTGGAAAGATTCTTCTTACAAGGCGGATTTTACTGGATCGTATTCGAGATCAAAAAAGACGAGATCCGTTTGGTGCATAGAATCTCCGCGATTCAATTTGTCGTTTCGATCGTAACCAATCTTCTTCCTTTTTGGGGACTTGTATGTGCGCTTGGGATCGTACTCATACTGTACATAAAGCTAAGGGCATCGATGGAACACGTTTCCAAGTTGATCCACACGGATCCGTTGACCGGAATCGCAAACCGTCGCGGATTTTTAAAACTGACGCAGAGATCCCTTGCGATCAGCAATCGTCACGGACAATCTTGGACGGTCCTGATGATCGACATCGATCATTTCAAACAAGTCAACGATCAATTCGGTCACGACGAAGGGGATAGAATTTTAGTAAAGGTCGCGCAAATACTCGGAACCTGTATCCGTCAGACAGACGCGGTATGTCGTTGGGGCGGAGAAGAATTCGCCGTATTCTTATTCGGAGCCAATCCGGAAGATTCCATCAACATTGCGGAACATCTTCGCAAGGAAGTGGAGAATAAGGTTCTCTTGGAAGACGGGAAGTCCGTCACATTGAGCATAGGAATCTCGGAAGGTCAAGGCGGGAGAAGCAGTTTAGAAGGAGCATTCACGCACGCGGACCAAGCCTTGTATCAGGCGAAAACCCTGGGGAGAAATCGAGTTTGTGTATTCGACATCGGTGAAGACATACTCACCTAA
- a CDS encoding sensor domain-containing diguanylate cyclase: MFSLLGAILVLMIFFLIYENLRMEREIDRIVGMRSRMMNDYIRRVGSQTRALGLSIADYVTFNEDTPANKGLLKELKGYPNLNRFGIPHISREHIEGADAGTLTAVGSISEINTSLLKEIEAALSLRGQFESLTEKQSEVVWAYYLSKQKFLYITPKFKDENYYFTEELYTGPFWTQANPEANPTGRQIITDLYEDLAGKGLMITVSEPVYVKGKFIGVASIDIGLDAMRRILDSGDCIGESMLIDENGKIVAKSSAFNLDDRLSPSVASAVMTPKESFFIDQGSFWIGFEIKSGEIWLVHEIKIIEYVVFIIKNLLPFWALVLTFSIVLILYIKLRSSMNQVSTLIHTDPLTGIWNRRGFLKLTQKSLAIGNRHGKDWTILMIDIDHFKQVNDKFGHETGDKTLVKVAQVLSHSIRQSDAVCRWGGEEFAVFLFGANQKDSENIAENLRKEVETQVHLEDGSAVTLSIGISQGKQNLEESFADADQALYRAKGAGRNRVCVFDPKVFSNSESKI; the protein is encoded by the coding sequence ATGTTTTCTCTTTTGGGGGCGATTCTTGTTTTGATGATTTTCTTTCTTATCTATGAAAATTTGAGAATGGAAAGGGAAATCGATCGTATCGTCGGTATGAGATCTCGTATGATGAACGATTATATTCGAAGAGTCGGTTCACAAACGAGAGCGCTCGGTCTTTCGATCGCCGACTACGTGACTTTCAACGAAGATACTCCTGCGAACAAAGGTCTTTTGAAAGAACTCAAAGGTTATCCGAATCTAAATCGATTCGGCATTCCTCATATCAGTCGCGAACATATTGAAGGCGCGGATGCGGGAACTCTTACCGCCGTCGGTTCAATCTCGGAGATTAATACTTCTCTTTTGAAGGAAATCGAAGCAGCTCTGAGTTTAAGAGGTCAGTTCGAATCCTTGACCGAAAAACAAAGCGAAGTCGTCTGGGCTTACTATCTATCGAAACAAAAATTTCTGTACATCACCCCCAAGTTCAAAGACGAAAATTATTATTTCACGGAAGAACTTTACACGGGCCCGTTTTGGACTCAGGCCAACCCTGAGGCGAATCCTACCGGCAGACAAATCATCACGGATTTATACGAAGACCTTGCCGGCAAAGGATTGATGATTACCGTATCGGAACCCGTTTACGTAAAGGGAAAGTTCATCGGTGTCGCATCGATCGACATCGGTCTCGACGCGATGCGGAGAATTTTGGATAGCGGAGATTGTATCGGCGAGAGTATGCTCATCGACGAAAACGGAAAGATCGTCGCGAAATCGAGCGCTTTCAATCTGGACGACAGGCTTTCTCCGTCCGTTGCGTCCGCGGTTATGACCCCCAAGGAATCTTTTTTCATAGACCAGGGAAGTTTTTGGATCGGATTCGAGATCAAAAGCGGCGAAATCTGGCTCGTGCACGAAATTAAAATTATTGAATATGTTGTTTTTATAATAAAGAATCTTCTTCCTTTTTGGGCGCTCGTACTTACGTTTTCCATCGTTTTGATTCTTTATATCAAGCTGAGATCCTCCATGAATCAGGTTTCCACTTTGATTCATACGGATCCGTTGACCGGAATTTGGAATCGCAGAGGATTTCTAAAATTGACTCAGAAGTCGCTCGCCATCGGAAACCGACACGGAAAGGATTGGACGATCCTCATGATCGACATCGATCATTTCAAACAGGTCAACGACAAGTTCGGACACGAGACCGGCGATAAAACCTTGGTGAAGGTCGCGCAGGTTCTCAGTCATTCCATTCGTCAGAGCGACGCGGTTTGTCGATGGGGCGGGGAAGAATTCGCCGTCTTCCTATTCGGAGCAAATCAGAAGGATTCTGAAAATATCGCGGAAAATCTTCGTAAGGAAGTGGAAACCCAGGTCCATCTGGAAGACGGAAGCGCGGTTACATTGAGTATAGGAATTTCTCAGGGAAAACAAAACTTGGAAGAATCGTTTGCCGACGCGGATCAAGCCTTGTATCGAGCAAAGGGCGCCGGAAGAAATCGAGTTTGTGTTTTTGATCCGAAAGTGTTTTCCAATTCGGAATCCAAAATTTAA